Proteins co-encoded in one Brassica napus cultivar Da-Ae chromosome C5 unlocalized genomic scaffold, Da-Ae chrC05_Random_43, whole genome shotgun sequence genomic window:
- the LOC125594897 gene encoding glutathione S-transferase DHAR1, mitochondrial-like — protein sequence MALEVCVKAAVGAPDALGDCPFSQRVLLTLEEKNLPYKMHLINISDKPQWFLAISPEGKVPVLKNDDKWVSDSDVITGILEEKYPEPSLKTPPELASVGSKIFGTFVTFLKSKDSSDGSEKALLDELEALETHLKTHDGPFIAGGKVSAVDLSLAPKLYHLKVALGHYKSWSVPESLPHVHGYMKALFSLDSFEKTKTEERYVIAGWEHKVNP from the exons ATGGCTCTCGAAGTCTGCGTGAAAGCCGCCGTTGGTGCCCCTGATGCTCTCGGCGACT GCCCTTTCAGCCAACGGGTTCTCCTCACCCTCGAGGAGAAGAATCTTCCCTACAAAATGCATCTGATCAACATCTCCGACAAACCTCAAtg GTTCTTAGCCATTAGTCCTGAAGGGAAAGTACCAGTCCTCAAGAACGACGACAAGTGGGTGTCTGATTCCGACGTCATCACCGGCATTCTCGAGGAGAAGTATCCTGAGCCATCTCTCAAGACTCCTCCCGAGCTCGCCTCCGTTGGATCCAAAATCTTCGGTACCTTCGTGACCTTCTTGAAGAGCAAAGACTCCAGCGACGGATCCGAGAAGGCCTTGCTTGATGAGCTTGAAGCTCTCGAGACTCATCTCAAGACTCATGACGGTCCTTTCATCGCCGGAGGGAAAGTCAGTGCTGTGGATCTAAGCTTAGCACCGAAGCTTTACCATCTCAAGGTCGCTCTTGGCCACTACAAAAGCTGGTCTGTCCCCGAGAGCTTGCCTCATGTTCATGGCTACATGAAGGCTTTGTTCTCTCTTGACTCGTTTGAGAAAACAAAGACTGAGGAGAGGTATGTTATTGCAGGATGGGAACACAAGGTTAACCCCTAA
- the LOC125594896 gene encoding isoflavone reductase homolog P3-like isoform X2 — MTSKILVIGATGYIGKVFVEGSVKSGRTTFALVRESSLTDPVKAKLVQSFKDLGVTILYGSLNEKESLVKAIKQVDVVISALGRTQILDQVNIIDAIKEAGNVKRFLPSEFGNDVDRTVAIEPTLSEFIMKAQIRRAIEAAEIPYTYVVTGCFAGFFMPSLGQCHLRLRTPPTDKVFIYDSGDAKAIINTEEDIVAYTMKAVDDPRTLNKILYVHPPKNIVSQNDMVSLWEGKIGKTLEKTYVSEEELLKSIQEAQHPMDFVMGLIHAVLVQGDLTSFTIDPSVGVEASELYPDVKYTSVDEFLNQFV; from the exons atgacGAGCAAGATTCTGGTGATCGGGGCGACAGGCTACATAGGAAAAGTCTTCGTGGAGGGAAGCGTCAAGTCTGGCCGCACCACTTTCGCTCTGGTCAGAGAATCCTCTCTCACCGATCCCGTTAAGGCCAAACTAGTCCAGAGTTTCAAAGATCTTGGCGTAACCATACTCTAC GGAAGTTTAAACGAGAAAGAGAGCTTGGTCAAAGCGATCAAACAAGTAGATGTCGTGATTTCTGCCCTTGGTCGAACTCAGATTCTAGATCAGGTCAATATCATCGACGCCATCAAAGAAGCTGGAAATGTCAAG AGATTCTTACCTTCGGAATTTGGCAACGACGTGGACCGTACGGTGGCCATCGAGCCTACGCTATCGGAATTCATCATGAAAGCTCAGATACGGCGTGCCATAGAAGCCGCGGAGATACCTTATACGTATGTTGTCACAGGTTGCTTTGCTGGCTTTTTCATGCCTAGTTTGGGCCAATGCCACTTGCGACTCAGAACCCCTCCTACTGACAAAGTTTTCATCTACGACAGTGGCGATGCTAAAG CTATTATCAACACTGAAGAAGACATCGTTGCGTATACAATGAAAGCTGTTGATGACCCGAGAACACTTAACAAGATTCTCTACGTCCATCCACCCAAGAACATTGTCTCGCAGAACGATATGGTCAGCTTGTGGGAGGGAAAGATCGGTAAGACTCTGGAGAAGACTTATGTTTCAGAGGAAGAACTTCTCAAAAGCATCCAAG AGGCTCAGCATCCAATGGACTTTGTGATGGGTTTGATCCATGCAGTACTTGTGCAAGGTGATCTCACCTCCTTCACTATAGATCCTTCTGTTGGAGTGGAGGCTTCCGAGCTTTACCCCGATGTCAAGTACACCAGCGTGGATGAGTTTCTCAACCAGTTTGTTTGA
- the LOC125594896 gene encoding isoflavone reductase homolog P3-like isoform X1, giving the protein MTSKILVIGATGYIGKVFVEGSVKSGRTTFALVRESSLTDPVKAKLVQSFKDLGVTILYGSLNEKESLVKAIKQVDVVISALGRTQILDQVNIIDAIKEAGNVKRFLPSEFGNDVDRTVAIEPTLSEFIMKAQIRRAIEAAEIPYTYVVTGCFAGFFMPSLGQCHLRLRTPPTDKVFIYDSGDAKAIINTEEDIVAYTMKAVDDPRTLNKILYVHPPKNIVSQNDMVSLWEGKIGKTLEKTYVSEEELLKSIQVSFFSLGAEAQHPMDFVMGLIHAVLVQGDLTSFTIDPSVGVEASELYPDVKYTSVDEFLNQFV; this is encoded by the exons atgacGAGCAAGATTCTGGTGATCGGGGCGACAGGCTACATAGGAAAAGTCTTCGTGGAGGGAAGCGTCAAGTCTGGCCGCACCACTTTCGCTCTGGTCAGAGAATCCTCTCTCACCGATCCCGTTAAGGCCAAACTAGTCCAGAGTTTCAAAGATCTTGGCGTAACCATACTCTAC GGAAGTTTAAACGAGAAAGAGAGCTTGGTCAAAGCGATCAAACAAGTAGATGTCGTGATTTCTGCCCTTGGTCGAACTCAGATTCTAGATCAGGTCAATATCATCGACGCCATCAAAGAAGCTGGAAATGTCAAG AGATTCTTACCTTCGGAATTTGGCAACGACGTGGACCGTACGGTGGCCATCGAGCCTACGCTATCGGAATTCATCATGAAAGCTCAGATACGGCGTGCCATAGAAGCCGCGGAGATACCTTATACGTATGTTGTCACAGGTTGCTTTGCTGGCTTTTTCATGCCTAGTTTGGGCCAATGCCACTTGCGACTCAGAACCCCTCCTACTGACAAAGTTTTCATCTACGACAGTGGCGATGCTAAAG CTATTATCAACACTGAAGAAGACATCGTTGCGTATACAATGAAAGCTGTTGATGACCCGAGAACACTTAACAAGATTCTCTACGTCCATCCACCCAAGAACATTGTCTCGCAGAACGATATGGTCAGCTTGTGGGAGGGAAAGATCGGTAAGACTCTGGAGAAGACTTATGTTTCAGAGGAAGAACTTCTCAAAAGCATCCAAG tttctttcttttcactTGGTGCAGAGGCTCAGCATCCAATGGACTTTGTGATGGGTTTGATCCATGCAGTACTTGTGCAAGGTGATCTCACCTCCTTCACTATAGATCCTTCTGTTGGAGTGGAGGCTTCCGAGCTTTACCCCGATGTCAAGTACACCAGCGTGGATGAGTTTCTCAACCAGTTTGTTTGA
- the LOC125594901 gene encoding uncharacterized protein LOC125594901: MGSLMSGWDSPTKDPNSVRRCKSLTREEIDAFWKTKKKTEEKHVQAVSNLVAQEVAESQGIEDRYENQSKTTGWWKRSNWAFLNEPREEEGRPNNYVPQFQVAHIAKIASNSAGVTG; encoded by the exons ATGGGTTCTTTAATGTCAGGATGGGACTCTCCAACAAAGGATCCCAACTCAG TGAGAAGGTGCAAGTCACTGACAAGAGAAGAAATCGACGCTTTCtggaaaacaaagaagaagaccGAAGAGAAACATGTTCAAGCCGTTTCCAACTTGGTAGCTCAG GAAGTTGCGGAAAGTCAGGGGATAGAGGATCGTTATGAAAACCAAAGCAAGACGACTGGATG GTGGAAAAGAAGCAACTGGGCGTTCTTGAATGAGCCGAGGGAGGAAGAGGGTCGACCCAACAATTACGTTCCGCAGTTCCAAGTAGCTCACATCGCCAAAATCGCCAGTAACAGCGCTGGAGTCACCGGCTAA
- the LOC125594900 gene encoding protein NUCLEAR FUSION DEFECTIVE 5, mitochondrial-like, with amino-acid sequence MKSLLLSRQAIRRISLSSSKPQPFRRNFSAATPSISRSDRHLRSYDEPIPRPVSSSLTRHFHSTRESRLTASSQIHDEDEEEEDGTTNEFLSRFVWIMRGKVSEAFPDSDKKMVDGMLLLIVEKVVAEIERGGFSKVGGSSSSAAPPPSPSSEFSDDLWATIWEVSNTVLKDMYKERKKEKMKVYVQSPEVMEMCRFAGEIGIRGDLLRELRFTWARDKMEEAEFNESLEQMRDLDTSIRDSETMADEEGEDVSVVDSDEAQPRSISLPKRKGKFKYKIYGLELSDPKWGEVADKIHEAEEEADWREAKPVTGKCKLVMEKLESLEEKDDPSGLIAEWVELLEPQRVDWIALLDQLREANTNAYLKVAEHVLEDKSFRASISDYSKLIHFHAKENHTEDVERILKKMSQNGIFPDISIATALIHLYSKSGNLERATEAFESLKSYGLRPDNKIYTSMIMGYVNAGKPKLGERLMRDMEARDMKCSDEVYMAMLRAFAQTGDADGAAGIFNSMQDTNCFEAYGLLVEAYGRAGKADKAKINFDQMRTRGFKPDDKCIANMIRAYKRENSLDKALRLLLQLEKDGIEIGVITYTVLVDWMATLGLIEEAEQLLVKISQLGEAPPFELQVSLCYMYSTARNEKKTLQALGVLEAKRDQMGPNEFERVITGLKTGGFEKDARRMFKHMEARKFLPSDRLKIDMGASPSFGSGFNRVRR; translated from the exons ATGAaatctctccttctctctcgaCAAGCGATCCGTCGCATTTCACTCTCGTCTTCAAAACCCCAACCTTTCCGCAGAAACTTCTCCGCCgccacaccgtcgatttctcgCTCCGATCGTCATCTGAGAAGCTACGACGAACCAATCCCTAGACCCGTTTCATCGTCTCTCACTCGCCATTTCCACTCTACGCGCGAGTCCCGCCTCACCGCCTCCTCCCAGATTCACGAcgaggacgaagaagaagaagacgggaCCACGAACGAGTTCCTCTCCCGATTCGTCTGGATAATGCGCGGGAAAGTCTCGGAAGCCTTCCCGGACTCCGACAAGAAGATGGTCGACGGCATGCTCCTGCTCATCGTCGAGAAAGTCGTGGCGGAGATCGAGAGAGGCGGGTTCAGCAAGGTCGgaggatcatcatcatcagcagcTCCGCCGCCTTCTCCGTCGTCGGAGTTCAGCGACGATCTGTGGGCTACGATCTGGGAAGTTAGCAACACGGTGCTGAAAGATATGTAcaaggagaggaagaaggagaagatgaaggtGTACGTTCAGTCTCCCGAGGTGATGGAGATGTGCAGGTTCGCTGGAGAGATTGGGATCCGTGGGGATTTGCTTAGGGAGCTTAGGTTCACATGGGCGAGGGACAAGATGGAGGAAGCTGAGTTTAACGAGAGCTTGGAACAGATGCGTGATTTGGACACTTCAATTCGAGATTCCGAAACTATGGCTGATGAGGAAGGAGAAGACGTGTCTGTTGTTGACTCTGATGAAGCTCAACCTCGGAGTATCTCTCTTCCTAAGCGTAAGGGCAAGTTCAAGTACAAGATCTACGGGCTTGAGTTGTCTGATCCGAAATGGGGTGAAGTGGCTGATAAGATCCACGAAGCTGAGGAGGAAGCTGATTGGAGAGAGGCCAAACCTGTTACTGGAAAATGCAAATTGGTTATGGAGAAGCTCGAGTCTTTGGAGGAAAAGGATGATCCTTCGGGATTGATTGCTGAATGGGTTGAGTTATTGGAGCCTCAACGTGTTGACTGGATTGCTTTGCTTGATCAGCTTAGAGAAGCAAACACCAATGCATACTTAAAG GTGGCAGAACATGTTCTGGAAGATAAATCGTTCAGGGCAAGCATCTCGGACTACTCAAAGCTCATACACTTCCATGCCAAAGAGAACCACACGGAAGATGTCGAGAGGATACTCAAGAAAATGTCTCAAAATGGGATATTTCCAGACATTTCGATCGCGACTGCGTTGATCCATCTGTACAGCAAATCAGGCAACCTCGAGCGAGCCACCGAGGCGTTCGAGAGCTTGAAGAGCTATGGTTTACGTCCAGACAATAAGATCTACACATCGATGATCATGGGCTACGTGAACGCTGGCAAGCCCAAACTAGGCGAGAGGTTGATGAGAGACATGGAGGCAAGAGACATGAAGTGTtcggatgaagtctacatggcCATGCTTCGAGCTTTTGCGCAAACGGGAGACGCCGACGGAGCTGCTGGGATTTTTAACTCGATGCAGGACACGAACTGTTTCGAAGCTTATGGCTTGCTCGTGGAAGCGTACGGGAGAGCAGGGAAAGCGGATAAAGCCAAAATCAACTTCGATCAGATGAGAACGCGCGGGTTCAAACCCGATGATAAGTGCATTGCCAATATGATCCGAGCGTATAAGAGAGAGAACTCGTTGGATAAAGCGCTGAGGCTGTTGCTGCAGCTCGAGAAAGACGGGATTGAGATCGGTGTGATCACTTACACGGTTCTTGTTGATTGGATGGCTACTCTCGGGCTTATCGAGGAAGCTGAGCAGCTTCTGGTTAAGATCTCCCAGCTAGGGGAAGCTCCACCGTTTGAGCTCCAGGTGAGCTTGTGCTATATGTACTCTACCGCCAGGAACGAGAAGAAGACTCTGCAAGCACTTGGTGTTTTGGAAGCTAAGAGAGATCAGATGGGACCTAACGAGTTTGAGAGAGTGATCACTGGGTTGAAGACCGGTGGGTTTGAGAAAGATGCGAGGAGGATGTTTAAGCATATGGAAGCGCGGAAGTTTCTGCCTTCGGATAGATTGAAGATCGATATGGGCGCATCACCATCGTTTGGGTCCGGATTTAACAGAGTGAGACGATAG
- the LOC106397191 gene encoding probable replication factor A 73 kDa subunit: MPYSQILELANTGKQLPDIIGELNAIRSTITDRLPGAQRVMLTLRLESGENVCVSMFDSMALAFHAKLDSYGREPKVIIVTSVNPKIVGGRLFLNGTSGTHLYFDSETAAGKDLFDTLPGHGGDPGSSTSKVVHAQKIEPMTISELNQFITTADSQIIEFLCTAKVTGIQQDDGWCYIGCSGCSKKLVREISSFTCASCNETNDVAALRYRVTLSVSDNTDTASFLAFDMEMAKLTNIQASEAAQIVGIGVDAQVDTELPRSLADIVGKTYTFQLKLNDFNFSSKHQTFTISRIFPERVFAPMPAFVVADGADVPVDAPPEVVAQPPNANVGTTSTVADNPTSSDASTAKRPPPAKDQDDVDKTAPKKAHVE, encoded by the exons ATGCCATACAGCCAAATACTTGAGCTCGCAAACACTGGCAAGCAGCTTCCTG ACATAATAGGTGAGTTGAATGCGATCAGAAGCACAATCACAGACCGTTTACCAGGGGCACAGCGTGTCATGCTAACTCTGCGTCTTGAAAG TGGCGAAAACGTGTGTGTGAGTATGTTTGACTCCATGGCTCTTGCGTTTCATGCCAAACTTGACAGTTATGGGAGGGAGCCCAAAGTCATAATTGTTACTAGCGTCAATCCTAAGATAGTTGGTG GCCGTCTGTTTTTGAATGGTACTTCCGGCACACATCTTTACTTTGACTCTGAGACAGCCGCCGGGAAAGATTTGTTTGACAC GTTGCCAGGTCATGGGGGAGACCCAGGATCATCTACTTCGAAGGTCGTTCATGCACAGAAGATTGAACCAATGACCATCTCCGAGCTTAACCAGTTCATTACCACCGCTGATTCACAG ATAATAGAGTTTCTTTGCACCGCTAAGGTCACTGGTATCCAGCAGGATGACGGTTGGTGTTATATTGGTTGCTCCGGTTGTTCAAAGAAACTTGTCCGGGAGATATCCTCTTTCACATGTGCTTCATGCAATGAAACTAATGATGTTGCTGCGCTCAG GTACCGAGTGACGTTGTCTGTCTCAGACAACACTGACACCGCATCTTTCCTAGCTTTTGATATGGAGATGGCTAAACTAACTAACATTCAAGCATCTGAGGCTGCTCAAATTGTG GGGATTGGTGTTGATGCTCAGGTTGACACGGAACTTCCTCGGTCCCTTGCTGATATTGTTGGAAAAACCTACACCTTCCAGCTCAAATTGAATGATTTCAATTTCTCCTCCAAGCACCAAACCTTCACTATCTCTCGCATCTTTCCGGAGCGAGTGTTTGCGCCCATGCCTGCATTTGTAGTTGCT GACGGAGCAGATGTTCCCGTCGATGCACCTCCTGAGGTAGTGGCTCAGCCACCAAATGCCAACGTTGGAACCACTTCCACTGTAGCAGACAATCCAACTTCATCTGATGCTTCAACTGCTAAACGTCCACCACCGGCCAAAGACCAAGATGATGTTGACAAGACTGCCCCAAAGAAGGCACATGTGGAATGA
- the LOC106398549 gene encoding uncharacterized protein LOC106398549 — protein sequence MVKTQAEGKAKAKRGRPFKNLNISEASTASSSSTAKKPIRKGMVSPKQTSSYSVQLSIMTNSSPLKSDHAAPDLEKPWFQEQYLSLAPGLLVGQISDVARSNVANGRLARHIRLAIRRSKHDKLQQQATLTTSGSRQVRRRKPDVNKWELVTCYACQAIVWIGEAVVQETRNSPRMFSICCQQGRVKLPPRRQPPSPLKELFDRPSFMLQIRVANGMLSFTSMGGQIDHTVTGTPGPFAFRLHGQTHHRIGSLLPPEGNAPQYLQMYIVDTENEVANRKKAFSKGTSSVEIDDSLIADLIKMLDENNHLAKTFRHARDRLLSSDAVEFSLTLVNQKHRGRQYDLPTAGEIGGLIIGDFNSESAGKDIVVEYKSAKLQRISDLHPLFMSLQYPLLFPYGEYGYDEKILYDVSVNSNIKREYMTMREYYAHQIQTRPSEGMTIIKSGRLLHQYIVDTYTATEQERLRFLRLNQKKLRAELYTNVCDTLDSGDTDAAHIGKKVILPSSFPAGPRYMSEKYQDDMALCRFYGNPNLFITFTAKPNWVELKEHLDAYEGDSPNNIPDLECRVFKLKLDEMMSDLKNCVFLPKTAAVAYTIEFQKRGLPHAHILLWFEGFRGEATAADIDQYISAELPDRDTDREGFELVKRHMIHGLCGKRRPQSPCMEKGECTKKYPKAYSNNTKIDKSGFVVYRRCVHSSAYVLKGTVELDNQYVPSVMKLELHLPGKHRVLIDPIKSLEQVLSRENIEKTMLTAYFAANAKYEEARELTYIQFPSRFVYHSDIKEWTPRKHGTSIGRVPYVHPAAGDLYYLRIIVSVVKGALGFEHLATVGTTTFKEYWDACYALGLLDNDNEWHDAIVEPSFWATGRQLRRLFITILIYCEVGNPLKLWNHVWNILAEDILYMKQREFHFPGLILQEEELKQYTLMEIERLLKENDKSLADFPGMPKPNNSVLQEISNTVLRHELNYDTEKEAAEHDKLFTTMNEDQKSIYSSVIDSVNNKSGQLFFVYGAGGIGKTFLYRTIIAKLRSVGKVVIPVASAGIAALLLPGGRTAHSRFKLPLKLSETSLCEIKYGSMLVNLISKTDLIIWDEAPMAHRQTFETLDRTLRDLQAMEDPAAADKPFGGKTVLLGGDFRQILPVITQGSRQDTVRASISKSYLWPFARVHTLTINMRLSQADKEFAKWILEVGNGTTPTMATEGRCEEEKRAILAPTNASANEINSYLLSKVPSAEKEYLSSDSDAFESTPEEDFTNNYTQEYLNSLEFQGLPPHKLCLKVGAPVMMLRNLDQYYALCNGTQMVISRLGHRVLEAELLTRTHVGDRVLIPRIQLSPTDSIHPFTFRRRQYPIRLCYAMTINKSQGQSLKQVALYLRRPVFSHGQLYVALSRVTTPEGLKILDDSEGMARKDVVTNIVYREIFSNLQTSKSLRTKP from the exons ATGGTGAAGACTCAAGCTGAAGGTAAAGCAAAAGCTAAAAGAGGGAGACCtttcaaaaatcttaatatTTCTGAAGCTTCtacagcatcatcatcatctacagCGAAAAAACCCATAAGAAAAGGAATGGTTAGTCCTAAACAAACTTCTTCCTACTCTGTACAACTAAGTATTATGACTAACTCAAGTCCTTTAAAATCGGATCATGCAGCACCTGATCTAGAGAAACCTTGGTTTCAAGAGCAATATCTATCACTCGCACCAGGCCTCTTAGTCGGCCAAATATCAGATGTAGCTCGCTCTAATG TGGCTAATGGAAGACTGGCAAGACACATAAGACTTGCAATCCGCCGAAGCAAACATGACAAGTTGCAACAGCAAG caACTCTTACTACAAGTGGAAGCCGTCAAG TGAGGAGAAGAAAACCAGATGTAAATAAGTGGGAGTTGGTAACATGCTATGCTTGTCAAGCTATTGTCTGGATTGGTGAGGCTGTGGTGCAGGAGACACGAAATTCCCCCAGGATGTTTAGCATATGCTGTCAGCAAGGACGTGTGAAGCTGCCACCTAGACGTCAGCCACCATCACCTTTGAAAGAGCTGTTTGATAGACCAAGTTTTATGCTACAGATTCGAGTGGCTAATGGAATGTTATCATTCACATCGATGGGTGGTCAGATTGACCACACTGTGACAGGCACTCCTGGACCCTTCGCATTTAGGCTCCATGGACAGACTCACCACAGGATTGGCTCTCTCCTTCCACCTGAAGGCAATGCTCCACAGTATCTGCAGATGTATATAGTGGACACAGAGAATGAGGTAGCAAACAGAAAGAAGGCTTTCAGCAAAGGTACATCCTCTGTGGAGATTGATGACAGTTTGATAGCTGATTTAATCAAGATGTTGGATGAGAATAACCACCTGGCCAAAACTTTCCGTCATGCAAGAGATCGTCTTTTATCCAGTGATGCAGTTGAGTTCAGTCTCACCTTGGTAAATCAAAAGCATAGAGGGAGGCAATATGACTTGCCAACTGCTGGAGAGATTGGTGGCCTTATAATTGGTGATTTCAATTCAGAATCGGCAGGTAAAGACATTGTGGTTGAGTACAAATCAGCAAAGCTCCAGAGGATAAGCGATTTACACCCTCTATTTATGAGCCTTCAGTACCCATTACTCTTTCCATATGGAGAATATGGTTATGACGAGAAAATACTCTATGATGTGTCTGTCAACTCAAATATAAAAAGAGAATACATGACAATGAGAGAATATTATGCTCACCAGATCCAAACTAGGCCATCTGAGGGTATGACTATCATCAAGTCAGGAAGGCTACTACATCAGTATATTGTTGATACCTACACTGCAACAGAGCAGGAGAGACTTCGGTTTCTCAGACTTAACCAGAAGAAACTGCGAGCTGAATTATATACAAATGTCTGCGACACCTTAGACAGTGGAGATACAGATGCTGCGCACATAGGGAAAAAAGTCATACTGCCTTCTTCATTCCCTGCAGGACCCCGCTATATGTCTGAGAAATATCAAGATGACATGGCTCTCTGTCGTTTTTATGGTAACCCCAACCTTTTCATCACATTCACAGCAAAACCAAATTGGGTTGAACTGAAAGAGCACCTGGACGCCTACGAAGGTGACTCGCCCAACAACATACCAGACCTTGAGTGCAGAGTTTTTAAACTTAAGCTTGACGAGATGATGTCAGACCTTAAGAATTGTGTTTTCCTTCCAAAAACGGCTGCAG TAGCCTACACGATTGAGTTTCAAAAACGGGGACTCCCCCACGCCCATATTCTTCTTTGGTTCGAAGGATTTAGAGGAGAGGCCACAGCAGCAGATATTGATCAGTACATATCAGCTGAGCTCCCTGACAGAGACACAGACCGAGAGGGCTTCGAGTTGGTTAAGAGACACATGATTCACGGGCTGTGTGGAAAAAGACGGCCACAATCACCCTGTATGGAGAAAGGAGAGTGCACAAAGAAGTATCCTAAAGCCTACTCAAACAACACAAAGATTGATAAGTCTGGCTTTGTTGTTTACAGAAGATGTGTTCATAGCAGCGCCTACGTTTTGAAAGGAACTGTGGAGCTAGACAATCAATACGTG CCTTCGGTGATGAAACTGGAACTTCACCTTCCAGGGAAGCACAGGGTTCTAATTGATCCCATTAAGAGTTTAGAGCAAGTTCTCTCAAGAGAAAATATCGAGAAAACAATGCTCACTGCGTATTTTGCTGCAAACGCCAAATATGAAGAAGCCAGGGAGCTTACGTACATTCAGTTCCCATCCCGGTTTGTCTACCATAGTGACATAAAAGAATGGACACCACGGAAACATGGTACATCAATAGGCCGAGTCCCCTATGTCCACCCAGCTGCAGGCGACTTATACTACCTTCGAATCATCGTCAGCGTTGTTAAAGGGGCACTTGGTTTTGAGCACCTCGCCACTGTGGGCACTACAACATTTAAGGAGTATTGGGATGCCTGCTATGCGCTTGGTTTATTGGACAACGATAATGAATGGCATGATGCTATAGTTGAACCATCTTTCTGGGCAACAGGTCGTCAGCTAAGGAGGTTATTCATCACGATCTTGATCTACTGTGAAGTTGGAAACCCTCTTAAGCTTTGGAATCATGTGTGGAACATATTGGCTGAGGATATTTTGTATATGAAACAGAGAGAATTTCATTTTCCAGGCTTGATTCTACAGGAAGAGGAGTTGAAGCAGTACACATTAATGGAGATAGAAAGACTCCTCAAAGAGAATGATAAATCACTGGCTGATTTCCCTGGCATGCCAAAGCCAAATAACAGTGTTCTTCAGGAGATATCAAACACCGTCCTCCGGCATGAGCTCAACTATGACACCGAAAAAGAGGCTGCAGAGCATGACAAACTTTTTACCACGATGAATGAGGACCAGAAAAGCATCTACAGCTCGGTTATAGATTCTGTCAACAACAAATCTGGCCAGTTGTTCTTTGTTTATGGGGCTGGAGGAATCGGAAAGACTTTTTTATACAGAACTATTATTGCCAAACTCCGATCAGTTGGTAAAGTGGTGATACCAGTGGCATCAGCTGGAATTGCAGCACTGTTATTACCAGGAGGAAGAACAGCGCACTCCCGCTTCAAGCTTCCTCTCAAATTGAGCGAAACATCTCTCTGTGAGATTAAATATGGCTCTATGTTGGTAAATCTGATCTCCAAAACAGACTTGATCATATGGGACGAGGCTCCTATGGCTCACCGTCAGACTTTTGAAACGTTGGACCGCACACTTAGAGACCTACAAGCTATGGAGGATCCAGCAGCTGCTGATAAACCTTTTGGTGGAAAGACAGTTCTTCTTGGGGGTGATTTCAGACAGATTTTGCCTGTTATAACTCAGGGATCTAGGCAGGACACAGTCAGAGCTTCTATCAGTAAGTCGTACCTCTGGCCCTTTGCACGAGTCCACACTTTAACCATCAACATGAGACTGAGCCAAGCTGACAAAGAATTTGCAAAATGGATACTCGAAGTTGGTAATGGAACAACGCCAACTATGGCAACAGAGGGTAGATGTGAAGAGGAAA AAAGAGCTATCTTAGCACCCACAAACGCTAGTGCCAATGAGATCAACTCCTATCTTCTGTCTAAGGTTCCATCCGCAGAGAAAGAGTATTTAAGTTCAGACAGTGATGCTTTTGAGAGCACACCAGAGGAGGATTTTACAAATAATTACACTCAAGAATACTTAAACTCGCTAGAGTTTCAAGGTTTGCCACCGCATAAACTATGTCTGAAGGTTGGTGCTCCTGTGATGATGTTGCGCAATCTGGACCAGTATTATGCGCTATGCAATGGAACACAAATGGTTATTTCACGGTTGGGCCACAGAGTTCTAGAGGCTGAGCTTTTAACAAGGACTCATGTTGGAGACAGAGTTCTTATTCCAAGGATACAATTATCCCCAACGGACAGTATTCATCCTTTTACTTTTCGCAGAAGGCAATACCCAATCAGATTGTGTTATGCGATGACAATAAATAAGAGCCAAGGTCAGAGTCTGAAACAGGTTGCACTCTACCTTCGTAGACCAGTTTTTAGTCATGGCCAGCTGTATGTTGCTCTCTCACGAGTCACGACTCCAGAAGGATTGAAGATACTTGATGACAGTGAAGGCATGGCAAGGAAAGACGTTGTTACTAATATTGTCTACAGAGAGATATTCAGTAATCTCCAGACCAGTAAGTCACTTAGAACCAAACCCTGA